Within Streptomyces antibioticus, the genomic segment GGGACGAGGTCGGCCGCGCCCTGGTCACCCACTTCCTGGACATGTGGGAGGAGAACGAGGTGCTCACCGCGCTCCTCCGGGTCGGCGTGACCAACGAGGCCGGCGCCGCCCGCATGCAGACGATCTTCCGCGACCAGCTCCTGCCCACGGCCCGAGCGGTCTGCCCCGACCCCGAACAGTCCGGCACCCGAGCGGCCCTGTGCGCCACCCAGCTCCTCGGCCTGGCCCTCACCCGCTACATCCTCCGCCTCCCCCCGGTGGTGACCCTCCCCCGCGAGGAACTGACCGCCTGGCTCTCCCCCACGATCCACCGCTACCTGACAGCCCCTCATCCGGCGGCTTGACCGTCGATCAAGGGGGATCCACAGGTCAACGCGTCATGGTGGTCGCGCAGCACCATGACGGACCGAG encodes:
- a CDS encoding TetR/AcrR family transcriptional regulator → MTGTGTRRSEATRDAIRTAARERFAADGYERTTIRAVAKDAGIDPSMVMRYYGNKEGLFAAAVAVDLKLPDLTTLPRDEVGRALVTHFLDMWEENEVLTALLRVGVTNEAGAARMQTIFRDQLLPTARAVCPDPEQSGTRAALCATQLLGLALTRYILRLPPVVTLPREELTAWLSPTIHRYLTAPHPAA